The Pyrus communis chromosome 2, drPyrComm1.1, whole genome shotgun sequence genome includes a window with the following:
- the LOC137724447 gene encoding protein SULFUR DEFICIENCY-INDUCED 1 — translation MEGSWKMNSGSTKGKKDDLYHVIHKVPSGDGPYVRAKHAQLVAKDPEAAIVLFWKAINAGDRVDSALKDMAVVMKQLDRTEEAIEAVKSFRGLCSKQAQDSLDNVLIDLYKKCGKIEEQIDLLKRKLRLIYQGAAFNGRPTKTARSHGKKFQVSVTQETSRLLGNLGWAYMQKGNYMMAEVVYQKAQMIDPDSNKACNLGLCLIKQGRYEDARLILEDVVQSRLPGSEESKSKKRAHELLMELRSTSCLPESLDLLSLDDDFVKGLEQLMNEWGPFRSKRLPIFEEISQFRDQVAC, via the exons atggagGGGAGTTGGAAGATGAACAGCGGCAGCACCAAGGGGAAGAAAGATGATCTTTATCATGTTATTCATAAGGTTCCTTCTGGTGATGGTCCTTATGTTCGAGCTAAACATGCTCAG CTAGTTGCAAAGGATCCAGAGGCAGCAATAGTGTTGTTTTGGAAGGCAATAAATGCAGGAGACAGGGTGGATAGTGCCCTAAAAGACATGGCTGTGGTGATGAAGCAATTGGATAGAACTGAGGAGGCCATTGAAGCTGTTAAGTCCTTTAGAGGCCTTTGCTCCAAACAAGCCCAAGACTCTCTTGACAATGTCCTCATTGACTTGTACAAGAAATGTGGCAAAATTGAAGAGCAAATTGACTTGCTCAAGAGGAAGCTTAGGTTGATATACCAAGGAGCCGCCTTCAACGGAAGGCCGACTAAAACTGCGCGCTCTCACGGAAAGAAGTTCCAAGTTTCAGTTACGCAAGAGACTTCGAGATTACTG GGCAATTTGGGTTGGGCCTATATGCAAAAGGGTAACTACATGATGGCGGAGGTCGTGTATCAAAAGGCCCAAATGATCGACCCTGACTCGAACAAGGCCTGTAACTTGGGCCTGTGCCTAATCAAACAGGGTCGATACGAAGATGCCCGTTTGATTCTGGAAGACGTGGTGCAGAGTAGACTTCCAGGATCCGAGGAAAGCAAGTCGAAGAAACGGGCCCACGAGTTGTTAATGGAATTGAGGTCGACGAGTTGTTTGCCAGAGTCATTGGATCTACTGAGCCTGGATGATGATTTTGTGAAGGGGCTTGAGCAATTGATGAATGAATGGGGTCCGTTTAGATCCAAGAGGCTTCCAATCTTTGAAGAAATCTCtcaatttagagatcaagtGGCATGTTAA